In a genomic window of Colius striatus isolate bColStr4 chromosome 2, bColStr4.1.hap1, whole genome shotgun sequence:
- the FOXA2 gene encoding hepatocyte nuclear factor 3-beta isoform X1: MHSTSSMLGAVKMEGHEHTDWSNYYGEPESYSSVSNMNAGLGMNSMNTYMTMSAMSTTANMTAATSMNMSYANTGMSPSLTGMSPGAGAMPGMGSAGVAGMGTHLSPSMSPMGGQAGSMNALAPYTNMNSMSPIYGQSNLNRSRDPKTYRRSYTHAKPPYSYISLITMAIQQSPNKMLTLSEIYQWIMDLFPFYRQNQQRWQNSIRHSLSFNDCFLKVPRSPDKPGKGSFWTLHPDSGNMFENGCYLRRQKRFKCEKQLAAKDGGGAGGGGKKGPGQPPSQPLGEGSSSGGSEGSAGAESPASASPCQDHKRALADLKGTAGLSPGEPAASPAQHLLAPPHAGLPHDAHLKPEHHYAFNHPFSINNLMSSSEQQHHHPHHHHHHHHKMDLKAYEQVMHYSGYASPMPGSLAMGPVTNKNGLESSPLAGETSYYQGVYSRPIMNSS; encoded by the exons ATGCACTCCACTTCCAGTATGCTGGGAGCGGTGAAAATGGAAGGCCATGAGCACACGGACTGGAGCAACTACTACGGGGAACCCGAG AGCTACTCCTCGGTGAGCAACATGAACGCGGGGCTGGGCATGAACAGCATGAACACGTACATGACCATGTCGGCCATGAGCACCACGGCCAACATGACGGCCGCCACCTCCATGAACATGTCCTACGCCAACACGGGCATGAGCCCCTCGCTCACCGGCATGTCCCCGGGCGCGGGGGCCATGCCCGGCATGGGCTCGGCCGGCGTGGCGGGGATGGGCACCCACCTGAGCCCCAGCATGAGCCCCATGGGAGGCCAGGCGGGCTCCATGAACGCCCTGGCCCCCTACACCAACATGAACTCCATGAGCCCCATCTACGGGCAATCCAACCTCAACCGCTCGCGCGACCCCAAGACCTACCGGCGCAGCTACACGCACGCCAAGCCGCCCTACTCCTACATCTCCCTCATCACCATGGCCATCCAGCAGTCGCCCAACAAGATGCTGACGCTGAGCGAGATCTACCAGTGGATCATGGACCTCTTCCCCTTCTACCGCCAGAACCAGCAGCGCTGGCAGAACAGCATCCGCCACTCGCTGTCCTTCAACGACTGCTTCCTCAAGGTGCCGCGCTCCCCGGACAAGCCGGGCAAAGGCTCCTTCTGGACGCTGCACCCCGATTCGGGCAACATGTTTGAGAACGGCTGTTACCTGCGCCGCCAGAAGCGCTTCAAGTGCGAGAAGCAGCTGGCGGCCAAGgacggcggcggggcgggcggtgGGGGCAAGAAGGGGCCCGGGCAGCCCCCCAGCCAGCCCCTGGGGGAAGGCAGCTCCTCGGGGGGTTCCGAGGGCTCTGCCGGCGCCGAGTCCCCGGCCAGCGCCTCGCCGTGCCAGGACCACAAGCGCGCCCTGGCCGACCTGAAGGGCACGGCGGGGCTGAGCCCCGGGGAACCGGCGGCCTCGCCGGCACAGCACCTCCTGGCCCCGCCGCATGCCGGCCTGCCCCACGACGCCCACCTCAAGCCCGAGCACCACTACGCCTTCAACCACCCCTTCTCCATCAACAACCTGATGTCCTCGTCcgagcagcagcaccaccaccctcaccaccaccaccaccaccaccacaaaaTGGACCTGAAGGCCTACGAGCAGGTGATGCACTACTCGGGCTACGCCTCGCCCATGCCTGGCAGCCTGGCCATGGGGCCCGTAACGAACAAAAACGGCTTAGAGTCCTCCCCTTTAGCCGGAGAGACTTCTTACTACCAAGGTGTGTATTCCCGGCCCATCATGAACTCCTCCTAA
- the FOXA2 gene encoding hepatocyte nuclear factor 3-beta isoform X2: MLGAVKMEGHEHTDWSNYYGEPESYSSVSNMNAGLGMNSMNTYMTMSAMSTTANMTAATSMNMSYANTGMSPSLTGMSPGAGAMPGMGSAGVAGMGTHLSPSMSPMGGQAGSMNALAPYTNMNSMSPIYGQSNLNRSRDPKTYRRSYTHAKPPYSYISLITMAIQQSPNKMLTLSEIYQWIMDLFPFYRQNQQRWQNSIRHSLSFNDCFLKVPRSPDKPGKGSFWTLHPDSGNMFENGCYLRRQKRFKCEKQLAAKDGGGAGGGGKKGPGQPPSQPLGEGSSSGGSEGSAGAESPASASPCQDHKRALADLKGTAGLSPGEPAASPAQHLLAPPHAGLPHDAHLKPEHHYAFNHPFSINNLMSSSEQQHHHPHHHHHHHHKMDLKAYEQVMHYSGYASPMPGSLAMGPVTNKNGLESSPLAGETSYYQGVYSRPIMNSS, translated from the exons ATGCTGGGAGCGGTGAAAATGGAAGGCCATGAGCACACGGACTGGAGCAACTACTACGGGGAACCCGAG AGCTACTCCTCGGTGAGCAACATGAACGCGGGGCTGGGCATGAACAGCATGAACACGTACATGACCATGTCGGCCATGAGCACCACGGCCAACATGACGGCCGCCACCTCCATGAACATGTCCTACGCCAACACGGGCATGAGCCCCTCGCTCACCGGCATGTCCCCGGGCGCGGGGGCCATGCCCGGCATGGGCTCGGCCGGCGTGGCGGGGATGGGCACCCACCTGAGCCCCAGCATGAGCCCCATGGGAGGCCAGGCGGGCTCCATGAACGCCCTGGCCCCCTACACCAACATGAACTCCATGAGCCCCATCTACGGGCAATCCAACCTCAACCGCTCGCGCGACCCCAAGACCTACCGGCGCAGCTACACGCACGCCAAGCCGCCCTACTCCTACATCTCCCTCATCACCATGGCCATCCAGCAGTCGCCCAACAAGATGCTGACGCTGAGCGAGATCTACCAGTGGATCATGGACCTCTTCCCCTTCTACCGCCAGAACCAGCAGCGCTGGCAGAACAGCATCCGCCACTCGCTGTCCTTCAACGACTGCTTCCTCAAGGTGCCGCGCTCCCCGGACAAGCCGGGCAAAGGCTCCTTCTGGACGCTGCACCCCGATTCGGGCAACATGTTTGAGAACGGCTGTTACCTGCGCCGCCAGAAGCGCTTCAAGTGCGAGAAGCAGCTGGCGGCCAAGgacggcggcggggcgggcggtgGGGGCAAGAAGGGGCCCGGGCAGCCCCCCAGCCAGCCCCTGGGGGAAGGCAGCTCCTCGGGGGGTTCCGAGGGCTCTGCCGGCGCCGAGTCCCCGGCCAGCGCCTCGCCGTGCCAGGACCACAAGCGCGCCCTGGCCGACCTGAAGGGCACGGCGGGGCTGAGCCCCGGGGAACCGGCGGCCTCGCCGGCACAGCACCTCCTGGCCCCGCCGCATGCCGGCCTGCCCCACGACGCCCACCTCAAGCCCGAGCACCACTACGCCTTCAACCACCCCTTCTCCATCAACAACCTGATGTCCTCGTCcgagcagcagcaccaccaccctcaccaccaccaccaccaccaccacaaaaTGGACCTGAAGGCCTACGAGCAGGTGATGCACTACTCGGGCTACGCCTCGCCCATGCCTGGCAGCCTGGCCATGGGGCCCGTAACGAACAAAAACGGCTTAGAGTCCTCCCCTTTAGCCGGAGAGACTTCTTACTACCAAGGTGTGTATTCCCGGCCCATCATGAACTCCTCCTAA